In one Brevibacillus composti genomic region, the following are encoded:
- a CDS encoding NAD(P)/FAD-dependent oxidoreductase: MSTPKILILGAGYGGLLTTLQLQKKLNYNEAEITLVNKHNYHYITTWLHEPAAGTAPADHARVGLDQIIDMNKINFVKDTVQSIQPEERTVTLESGDVLSYDYLVIGLGSDPETFGIEGLKEYAFSIRSINAVRQIREHIEYMFAKYKNEPHRTDYLTFVVGGAGFTGIEFSGELADRVPELCEEFDVDPSLVKIYNIEAAPTALPGFDPELVSYAVDVLTKKGVEFLIGTAIKQCTPDGVLLADGQEIKSKTVVWAAGVRGNSIVEKSGFEVMRGRVKVDEYLRAPGYDNVFVVGDCALIFNDEGRPYPPTAQIAVQEGEALGDNLAALIRGEVMMPFKPALQGSLASLGRGEGIGMVGSKKLFGTSAALMKKASDLRYLYKIGGVGLALKKVRL, translated from the coding sequence ATGAGCACACCCAAAATCCTCATCCTCGGCGCCGGGTACGGGGGGCTTTTGACCACGCTGCAGCTGCAGAAAAAGCTCAACTACAACGAAGCAGAGATCACCCTGGTCAACAAGCACAACTATCATTACATCACCACCTGGCTGCATGAGCCTGCGGCGGGAACCGCACCGGCCGATCATGCCCGAGTCGGTCTGGATCAGATCATCGACATGAACAAAATCAACTTCGTAAAGGACACGGTTCAGTCCATTCAGCCGGAGGAGCGCACCGTTACCCTGGAGAGCGGCGACGTTCTGAGCTACGACTACCTGGTCATCGGACTGGGCAGCGATCCGGAGACATTCGGTATCGAAGGCCTGAAAGAATACGCTTTCAGCATCCGCAGCATCAACGCTGTTCGGCAAATTCGCGAGCATATCGAATATATGTTTGCCAAATATAAAAATGAACCGCATCGCACGGACTACCTCACCTTTGTGGTAGGGGGAGCAGGCTTTACCGGCATCGAGTTCAGCGGCGAGCTGGCTGACCGCGTGCCTGAGCTGTGCGAGGAGTTCGACGTGGATCCAAGCCTGGTGAAAATCTACAACATCGAAGCGGCGCCAACGGCTCTGCCCGGCTTCGATCCTGAGCTGGTCTCCTACGCAGTCGATGTCCTGACCAAAAAAGGCGTCGAATTCCTGATCGGTACGGCGATCAAGCAGTGCACCCCGGATGGCGTCCTGCTTGCCGACGGTCAAGAGATCAAATCGAAGACGGTCGTCTGGGCCGCTGGTGTACGCGGCAACAGCATCGTCGAAAAATCCGGCTTCGAAGTCATGCGCGGCCGTGTGAAGGTAGACGAGTACCTGCGTGCTCCCGGCTATGACAATGTATTCGTCGTCGGCGACTGCGCCCTGATCTTCAACGACGAAGGTCGTCCGTACCCGCCAACCGCGCAAATCGCCGTACAAGAGGGCGAAGCGCTGGGTGACAATCTGGCTGCTCTCATTCGCGGCGAAGTGATGATGCCGTTCAAACCGGCTCTCCAAGGATCGCTGGCTTCTCTCGGAAGAGGCGAAGGCATCGGAATGGTCGGCAGCAAAAAACTGTTCGGAACTTCGGCGGCACTGATGAAAAAAGCGAGCGACCTGCGCTATCTGTACAAAATCGGCGGCGTCGGCCTCGCGCTGAAAAAAGTGCGCCTGTAA